From the genome of Gemmatimonas phototrophica, one region includes:
- a CDS encoding class 1 fructose-bisphosphatase, with protein sequence MQRTSPTGGRPTLAQFLIESHRQVPDATGDFDGLVTDIALACKAIAVQVARGALAQPAGFVETLNGQGDIQQALDVASNDLFLQACEWGGHLAGMVSEELDAPYPIPSAYPRGKYLLCFDPLDGSSNIDVNMSVGSIFSVRRAPRGVEDPVAEDFLLAGTTQVCAGYALYGPAAMLVLTVGQGTHAFTLDPQLGEWVLSHPHISIPPATQEFAINASNQRHWEPAVSRYVRECLDGAAGVRGVNFNMRWIASLVAEAHRILMRGGVFLYPQDAREGYQNGRLRLLYEIHPMAMLIEQAGGWASDGHARVLPVAPESLHERRAFVFGARDEVARIERYHRDGVGYAT encoded by the coding sequence ATGCAACGCACCTCGCCCACCGGGGGCCGCCCAACGCTGGCCCAGTTTCTGATTGAGTCTCATCGCCAGGTTCCGGACGCCACTGGCGACTTTGACGGATTGGTGACGGACATTGCCCTCGCCTGCAAAGCCATCGCGGTGCAGGTGGCGCGCGGCGCCCTGGCGCAGCCGGCCGGCTTCGTGGAGACACTCAACGGGCAAGGCGACATCCAGCAAGCGTTGGATGTGGCGAGCAATGACCTCTTTCTGCAGGCGTGCGAATGGGGTGGCCACCTGGCGGGCATGGTCTCGGAAGAGCTCGATGCCCCCTACCCCATCCCCTCCGCCTATCCTCGCGGGAAGTATCTGCTGTGCTTTGATCCGCTCGATGGCTCATCGAACATCGACGTGAACATGAGCGTGGGCAGCATCTTTTCCGTACGCCGCGCCCCCCGTGGGGTGGAGGATCCCGTCGCGGAGGACTTCCTCCTGGCTGGCACAACCCAGGTGTGCGCGGGCTACGCACTCTACGGCCCGGCGGCCATGCTGGTGCTGACCGTCGGCCAAGGCACCCATGCCTTTACACTCGACCCGCAGCTGGGAGAGTGGGTGCTGTCACATCCGCACATTTCCATCCCGCCGGCCACGCAGGAGTTTGCCATCAATGCCTCCAACCAGCGTCACTGGGAGCCGGCCGTATCGCGCTATGTGCGGGAATGCCTGGACGGTGCCGCCGGGGTCCGGGGGGTGAATTTCAACATGCGATGGATCGCGTCGCTGGTGGCCGAAGCACACCGCATCCTCATGCGGGGTGGGGTCTTTCTGTATCCGCAGGACGCGCGGGAGGGGTATCAGAACGGCCGGTTGCGCCTGTTGTACGAAATTCACCCCATGGCCATGCTTATTGAGCAGGCGGGGGGCTGGGCCAGTGACGGACACGCCCGGGTACTCCCGGTGGCCCCCGAGTCGCTCCACGAGCGCCGGGCGTTCGTCTTTGGCGCCCGTGACGAGGTGGCCCGCATTGAGCGCTATCACCGGGATGGGGTCGGATACGCAACGTAA
- a CDS encoding dienelactone hydrolase family protein, with protein sequence MATLILAGACTLQRSAPSTPGFSRSSQLASTGAGMSADEHVAHMSSADMVAPTATMTVAQQNPTLPASNNGAAERLKNSPRHAEWVKIAYEPGSADSLMAWVVYPFSKNARQKAPVVVVVHEIFGLSTWVRGVADQVAADGFIAVAPDFLSRVRGGPSTVEMPAATARGLIAGVNTGERNTIIKAAANYAMMLPSAQQKYAVIGYCWGGTTTWAHGVNGGLKGFAGGVAYYGAPYTKGGTPATATTSAVPASVDADSLGKISQPMLMLNGTADARIAALMPAIDSVMKAKGKTYTGVNYEGAVHGFLRAQNDPRAENRNAAEEAANLAATQDGWPRTIAFLKQRLGVK encoded by the coding sequence GTGGCTACGCTGATACTGGCCGGCGCCTGCACCCTGCAGCGCTCGGCGCCCTCCACGCCGGGATTCTCCCGTTCTTCGCAGCTCGCCTCCACAGGTGCAGGGATGAGCGCCGATGAGCATGTGGCCCACATGAGTAGCGCGGACATGGTGGCCCCCACGGCCACGATGACAGTGGCACAGCAGAATCCCACGTTGCCCGCCAGCAACAACGGCGCGGCAGAGCGGCTGAAGAACAGCCCGCGCCACGCCGAGTGGGTGAAGATCGCGTACGAGCCCGGCTCTGCCGATTCCCTCATGGCGTGGGTGGTGTACCCGTTCAGCAAGAATGCGCGGCAAAAGGCGCCGGTGGTGGTCGTCGTCCACGAGATCTTCGGGCTCTCCACCTGGGTGCGTGGTGTGGCCGATCAGGTGGCTGCCGACGGATTCATTGCGGTAGCGCCGGACTTTTTGTCGCGCGTTCGCGGTGGACCGAGCACGGTGGAAATGCCGGCCGCCACGGCACGTGGTCTCATCGCCGGCGTGAACACCGGAGAACGGAACACGATCATCAAGGCGGCGGCCAATTACGCGATGATGCTGCCCAGCGCGCAACAGAAGTATGCGGTGATCGGGTACTGCTGGGGTGGCACCACGACATGGGCGCACGGCGTGAACGGTGGCCTCAAGGGATTTGCCGGCGGCGTGGCATATTACGGTGCCCCGTATACCAAGGGCGGTACGCCGGCGACCGCCACGACGTCGGCCGTCCCGGCATCGGTTGACGCCGATTCCCTGGGAAAGATCTCTCAGCCCATGTTGATGCTGAACGGGACAGCGGACGCACGCATTGCCGCTCTGATGCCCGCGATCGACTCGGTAATGAAGGCGAAGGGCAAGACGTACACGGGCGTGAACTATGAGGGGGCGGTGCACGGCTTCCTGCGGGCGCAGAATGATCCGCGCGCCGAGAACCGCAATGCAGCAGAAGAAGCCGCAAACCTCGCCGCGACACAGGACGGCTGGCCGCGCACGATTGCCTTTCTCAAGCAGCGGTTGGGTGTGAAGTAA